Proteins co-encoded in one Synechococcus elongatus PCC 6301 genomic window:
- a CDS encoding aldo/keto reductase translates to MHYRQYGRTGRLISRFSLGLMRCLDSAAQLEAVLDAAWRLGINHFETAQSYGPSEAYLAQALHSLQLPRDQVIITTKILPDRDPQQMVEAVLRSRDRLGIDSIDCLALHGLNQPEHLQQAIAALPALQTLQAEGVFQHLGFSSHGDRELILEAIATDAFDFVSLHYYLLFQRHAPVIEAAAAKNLGIFIISPVDKGGLLHQPSAQLIEDCQPFSPLALNYRFLLSDRRITTLSFGAAKAEELAVLQDFVDADQPLSLEEAEAIARLEQVRQQRLGRDYCQQCYACLPCPEAINIPEVLRLRNLAIAHDMQAYGRYRYRMFENAGHWFPGQRGSRCTDCGDCLPRCPHHLPIADLVRDADQRLAGAPRRRLWGD, encoded by the coding sequence ATGCACTATCGCCAATATGGTCGGACGGGGCGATTGATCTCGCGCTTTTCCCTCGGCTTGATGCGCTGTTTGGACTCTGCCGCGCAATTGGAGGCTGTGCTTGATGCTGCGTGGCGGCTTGGCATCAACCACTTTGAGACGGCGCAGTCCTACGGCCCCAGCGAAGCCTATCTGGCGCAAGCCCTGCATTCTCTGCAATTGCCCCGTGATCAAGTCATCATCACGACTAAAATCCTGCCCGATCGCGACCCCCAGCAGATGGTAGAAGCCGTGTTGCGATCGCGTGATCGCTTAGGGATTGACTCGATCGATTGTCTTGCCCTGCATGGTCTCAACCAGCCCGAGCATTTGCAGCAGGCGATCGCTGCATTACCGGCGCTCCAAACCCTGCAAGCGGAAGGCGTCTTTCAGCATTTGGGCTTTTCCAGTCACGGCGATCGCGAATTGATTCTGGAGGCGATCGCTACCGATGCGTTTGACTTTGTCAGCCTCCATTACTACCTGCTGTTTCAACGTCACGCGCCGGTCATTGAAGCAGCTGCAGCCAAAAATCTAGGAATTTTCATCATTTCGCCCGTCGATAAGGGTGGACTCCTGCACCAACCTTCTGCCCAACTGATCGAGGACTGTCAGCCCTTCAGTCCTCTGGCACTCAACTATCGATTTCTGCTCAGCGATCGCCGGATTACAACCCTCAGTTTTGGTGCTGCAAAGGCCGAGGAATTAGCGGTTCTTCAGGACTTCGTTGATGCGGATCAGCCGCTGAGTCTGGAGGAAGCTGAGGCGATCGCGCGACTGGAACAAGTTCGCCAGCAGCGGCTGGGCAGGGACTACTGTCAGCAGTGTTATGCCTGTTTGCCCTGTCCCGAGGCGATCAACATTCCTGAGGTACTGCGGCTGCGGAATCTGGCAATCGCCCACGACATGCAAGCCTACGGACGATATCGATATCGCATGTTTGAAAATGCCGGACATTGGTTCCCGGGGCAGCGAGGCAGCCGCTGCACGGATTGTGGCGATTGCCTACCCCGTTGCCCCCATCACTTGCCGATCGCGGATTTGGTGCGCGATGCTGATCAGCGATTAGCAGGCGCTCCTCGGCGGCGTTTGTGGGGAGATTAG
- a CDS encoding dihydrolipoamide acetyltransferase family protein has translation MIHEVFMPALSSTMTEGKIVEWVKAPGDRVEKGETVLIVESDKADMDVESFYEGYLATIIVPAGGNAPVGEAIALIAETEAEIEVAKQQAAGAGSAAATPATPAATAAPEPVAVSPEPVAAPTATRSDRLVASPRAKKLAKSLGVDLGSLTGSGPHGRIVAADVEAAAGVTAKPAIATPVAPAVVTAPVAAPVATAPAAPAPTPAIAPGQFVPYSTFQQAVVRNMEASLNVPVYRVGYTITTDAIDSLAKQLKPKGVTITVLLAKAVAATLAKHPLLNARVTETGVQYNEAINVAIAVAMDDGGLLTPVLGRADQTDLYSLARNWKDLVARSRTKQLKPEEYTTGTFTLSNLGMFGVDRFDAILPPGTGAILAIGASKPTLVATADGLFGVKRQMQVNLTCDHRHIYGAHAAAFLKDLADLIENRPESLTL, from the coding sequence ATGATCCACGAAGTCTTCATGCCCGCCCTCAGCTCCACTATGACCGAGGGCAAGATCGTCGAGTGGGTGAAGGCTCCGGGCGATCGTGTCGAGAAAGGTGAAACAGTCCTGATCGTCGAGTCGGACAAAGCCGACATGGACGTGGAATCTTTCTATGAAGGCTACCTCGCGACGATTATTGTGCCGGCAGGCGGCAATGCTCCCGTGGGCGAAGCGATCGCTCTGATTGCAGAAACTGAAGCCGAAATTGAAGTTGCGAAGCAACAGGCAGCCGGTGCTGGTTCCGCTGCAGCGACCCCTGCAACCCCTGCTGCTACGGCGGCACCCGAACCCGTCGCTGTGAGCCCTGAACCTGTCGCTGCTCCTACAGCAACCCGCAGCGATCGCTTGGTTGCCTCCCCGCGTGCCAAAAAACTCGCCAAGAGCTTGGGCGTTGACCTCGGTAGCCTTACCGGCAGTGGTCCCCACGGTCGAATTGTGGCAGCCGATGTCGAAGCCGCCGCAGGAGTTACTGCCAAACCCGCGATCGCTACCCCTGTGGCTCCTGCCGTTGTCACCGCACCGGTTGCTGCTCCCGTTGCTACGGCTCCTGCTGCCCCCGCGCCAACTCCCGCGATCGCGCCGGGTCAGTTCGTGCCCTACAGCACCTTCCAGCAGGCCGTGGTTCGCAACATGGAAGCGAGCCTCAACGTGCCGGTCTACCGCGTCGGTTACACGATCACCACCGATGCGATCGATAGTTTGGCCAAGCAGCTCAAGCCCAAAGGCGTGACAATCACGGTTTTGCTGGCCAAAGCCGTCGCTGCAACCCTCGCCAAGCATCCCTTGCTCAATGCTCGGGTGACAGAAACTGGCGTCCAGTACAACGAAGCCATCAACGTGGCGATCGCGGTGGCTATGGATGATGGCGGTCTGCTGACCCCCGTACTGGGTCGTGCTGATCAAACCGATCTCTATAGCTTGGCTCGCAACTGGAAGGATCTCGTGGCGCGATCGCGCACCAAGCAACTCAAACCCGAGGAATACACCACCGGCACCTTTACCCTCTCCAATCTAGGGATGTTTGGTGTCGATCGCTTCGATGCGATTCTGCCGCCGGGCACCGGTGCGATTCTGGCGATTGGGGCTTCCAAACCGACCCTCGTGGCCACGGCTGACGGTCTGTTTGGCGTCAAGCGGCAGATGCAAGTTAACCTCACCTGTGATCACCGCCACATCTACGGCGCTCATGCGGCTGCCTTCCTCAAGGACTTGGCCGACCTGATTGAAAACCGCCCCGAAAGCCTGACCCTCTAA
- a CDS encoding DUF4145 domain-containing protein produces MTPNFDPTQVATAAQALVLQMMAERGRGVVLVGAARLDLALERLLQSVMAPLGDEEDVLFTPDRSLGSFAAKITLAARLGLLDPTVEKALHGIRAVRNDFAHSASDTNLSEARHQKRLAKSYQAARRNPLWLPLEQVFDEHNVAIGTSDREFILLVTILAAFIDACTSLQTPFRPRATVRFH; encoded by the coding sequence ATGACACCCAACTTTGACCCCACACAAGTGGCGACCGCCGCACAAGCTCTGGTCTTGCAAATGATGGCCGAACGGGGCCGCGGTGTCGTCCTTGTTGGTGCTGCCCGTTTAGATCTGGCCCTCGAACGCCTGTTGCAATCCGTCATGGCTCCCCTTGGCGATGAAGAAGACGTTCTCTTCACCCCCGATCGCTCCCTGGGCAGCTTTGCCGCCAAGATTACTCTCGCAGCTCGGCTCGGCTTACTGGATCCCACAGTCGAGAAAGCCCTGCATGGCATTCGGGCCGTTCGCAATGACTTTGCCCACAGTGCCAGTGACACCAACCTGAGCGAAGCCCGCCACCAAAAGCGCCTCGCCAAGTCCTATCAAGCTGCTCGCCGAAATCCGCTCTGGCTACCGCTGGAGCAAGTCTTCGATGAGCACAATGTGGCGATTGGCACCAGCGATCGCGAATTCATTTTGCTGGTGACCATTTTGGCTGCCTTTATCGATGCCTGCACCTCACTGCAAACCCCCTTCCGTCCGCGAGCCACCGTCCGCTTTCACTAA
- a CDS encoding type I restriction endonuclease subunit R, with product MTVHLESAFEAEICQDLAQQGWIYEEGAAADYDRALALYPPDLFAWLQQTQPEAWETLQQKQGTQAEAILLQRVRQQLDQVGTLDLLRYGLEVLGLPRSLKLAQFKPAFATNAEIRDRYEANRLRVIRQVRYSLHNQNCIDLVLFLNGIPVATVELKTDNTQNIADAVYQYKQDRNPKPAGQSPEPLLSFPSGAIVHFAVSNREVQMTTKLAGFATVFLPFNQGSDPGAPDCGAGNPVSSASGHRTAYLWQEVWQRDSWLEILGRYCITERNKKQQITRLLFPRYHQLIVTRRLQEAVLQEGAGHKYLVQHSAGSGKTNSIAWTAHFFSELHDADNRKVFDSVIVVSDRNVIDTQLQEAIESFERHKGVVAAITRDDGSKSSKLAEALKGDKKIVVCTIQTFPFALQAVRELAATEGKRFAVIADEAHSSQTGEAASKLKQLLSPAELADLNDGGEVDLEAVLAAQMSDRARESGITYVAFTATPKAKTLELFGRRPDPNRPAGPDNLPMPFHVYSMRQAIEEGFILDVLQNYTSYKVAFRLAQAGQQFSDQEVERNAALKKLMGWVKLHPHNIAQKVAIVVEHFQQYVAPLLNGKAKAMVVVGSRKEAVRWKLAIDRYIAAKQYRLGTLVAFSGEVRDRDSGPDPFTETSPNLNPNLQGDIRETFKSDRYQILIVANKFQTGFDQPLLCGMYIDRRLAGIQAVQTLSRLNRCHPGKDTTYIVDFSNDPAEILAAFKTYYTTAELASATDPNLILDLRLKLDAQKHYDAYEIDRVVKVVLNPNAKQSDLQKALEPIAERLLYQYRNARQAARTAEAQNDPAALKTAQDELAALTLFRSDLGTYVRLYTFLSQIFDYGNTAYEKRAIVFRRLIPLLEFEREVGSIDLSKVVLTHYQVRHQGDRRLDLQQGEAIPVPGLQPGKGVVQDQEKVWLSALIVKLNELFTGDLTDADKVNYVSVVLRSKLLESPTLRQQAIANSKEQFASSPDFAQELLEAIISALDAHQSMSSQALNSKQVQDGIKNILLNQTGLYEELRSQAA from the coding sequence ATGACTGTGCATTTAGAAAGTGCTTTTGAAGCAGAAATTTGCCAAGACCTCGCCCAGCAAGGCTGGATTTATGAGGAAGGCGCAGCCGCTGACTACGATCGCGCTTTAGCGCTTTATCCACCCGATCTGTTTGCTTGGCTCCAACAAACCCAACCGGAAGCTTGGGAAACTCTGCAACAAAAACAAGGCACTCAAGCCGAAGCGATTCTGTTGCAACGAGTCCGGCAACAACTCGATCAAGTCGGCACCCTCGATCTGTTGCGCTATGGCCTCGAAGTCCTCGGACTGCCGCGATCGCTGAAGCTGGCGCAATTCAAACCCGCCTTTGCTACTAATGCCGAAATTCGCGATCGCTACGAAGCCAATCGGCTGCGCGTCATTCGGCAAGTGCGCTATTCCCTCCACAATCAAAACTGTATTGATCTCGTTCTGTTCCTGAATGGCATTCCCGTCGCCACCGTCGAACTCAAAACCGATAACACCCAAAACATCGCCGACGCCGTTTATCAATACAAACAAGATCGCAACCCCAAACCCGCCGGACAATCGCCAGAACCGTTGCTGAGTTTCCCGAGTGGCGCGATCGTGCATTTCGCCGTCAGTAATCGCGAAGTGCAAATGACCACCAAGCTGGCGGGCTTTGCTACTGTTTTCCTACCCTTTAACCAAGGCAGTGATCCAGGTGCGCCCGATTGTGGCGCGGGGAATCCTGTCAGCTCTGCTAGTGGTCACCGCACCGCTTATCTCTGGCAAGAGGTGTGGCAACGCGATAGCTGGCTGGAAATTCTGGGGCGCTATTGCATCACCGAGCGCAACAAGAAACAGCAAATCACCCGCCTGCTCTTCCCGCGCTATCACCAACTGATCGTGACGCGGCGACTGCAAGAGGCGGTCCTGCAAGAAGGGGCTGGCCACAAGTATTTAGTGCAGCATTCCGCCGGTTCTGGCAAAACCAATTCGATCGCTTGGACAGCGCATTTCTTTAGTGAACTCCACGACGCCGATAACCGCAAAGTCTTCGATTCCGTGATCGTTGTTAGCGATCGCAACGTCATTGATACGCAACTGCAAGAAGCGATCGAAAGTTTCGAGCGGCACAAAGGCGTGGTTGCTGCCATCACCCGCGACGACGGCAGCAAAAGCAGCAAACTTGCCGAAGCCCTCAAGGGCGATAAGAAAATTGTTGTCTGCACGATTCAGACCTTTCCCTTCGCTCTGCAAGCCGTACGCGAACTGGCCGCCACCGAAGGTAAACGCTTTGCTGTCATTGCCGACGAAGCCCACAGTTCTCAAACCGGCGAAGCCGCCAGCAAACTCAAACAACTGCTTTCTCCTGCCGAACTCGCCGATCTCAACGACGGCGGCGAAGTGGATCTCGAAGCCGTCCTTGCGGCCCAAATGAGCGATCGTGCCCGCGAAAGCGGCATCACCTACGTTGCTTTTACCGCCACACCCAAAGCCAAAACGCTGGAATTATTCGGCAGACGTCCCGATCCCAACCGACCGGCTGGCCCTGATAATCTGCCCATGCCCTTCCACGTCTATTCAATGCGGCAAGCGATCGAGGAAGGCTTCATCCTCGATGTTCTGCAAAACTACACCAGCTACAAAGTCGCCTTCCGCCTTGCCCAAGCAGGCCAGCAGTTTAGCGATCAAGAAGTGGAGCGCAACGCTGCCCTCAAAAAGCTGATGGGCTGGGTCAAGCTGCATCCCCACAACATCGCCCAGAAAGTCGCGATCGTGGTTGAGCATTTTCAGCAATACGTCGCGCCACTGCTGAATGGCAAAGCCAAAGCGATGGTCGTGGTCGGTTCCCGCAAAGAAGCCGTGCGCTGGAAACTAGCGATCGATCGCTACATTGCAGCAAAACAGTACCGTCTCGGCACCCTTGTTGCCTTTAGTGGCGAAGTCCGCGATCGCGATTCTGGCCCCGACCCGTTCACTGAAACCAGCCCCAACCTCAACCCCAACTTACAAGGCGACATCCGCGAAACCTTCAAAAGCGATCGCTACCAAATCCTGATCGTCGCCAACAAATTCCAAACCGGCTTCGACCAACCCTTGCTCTGTGGCATGTACATCGATCGGCGTCTTGCGGGCATCCAAGCCGTGCAAACTCTATCGCGCCTCAACCGCTGCCATCCCGGCAAAGACACCACTTATATTGTCGATTTCAGCAACGATCCCGCTGAGATTCTGGCCGCCTTCAAGACCTACTACACCACCGCTGAACTCGCCAGCGCCACCGATCCCAACCTGATCTTGGATCTGCGGCTCAAGCTCGATGCTCAGAAGCATTACGACGCATACGAAATCGATCGCGTTGTCAAAGTTGTCCTCAACCCCAACGCCAAACAAAGTGATCTGCAAAAAGCCCTAGAACCGATCGCCGAACGCTTGCTGTATCAATACCGCAACGCTCGCCAAGCCGCCCGCACCGCCGAAGCCCAAAACGACCCTGCCGCCCTCAAAACCGCCCAAGACGAACTCGCCGCCCTCACCCTGTTCCGCAGCGACCTAGGCACCTACGTCCGTCTTTACACCTTCCTCTCGCAAATCTTCGACTACGGCAACACCGCTTACGAAAAACGCGCGATCGTCTTCCGTCGCCTGATCCCGTTGCTGGAATTTGAGCGCGAAGTCGGCAGCATCGACCTCTCCAAAGTTGTCCTGACTCACTACCAAGTCCGCCACCAAGGCGATCGCCGCCTCGATCTCCAACAGGGCGAAGCCATCCCCGTCCCCGGCCTCCAACCCGGCAAAGGTGTTGTCCAAGACCAAGAGAAAGTCTGGCTCTCAGCCCTGATCGTCAAACTGAACGAACTATTCACAGGCGATCTCACCGACGCGGACAAGGTCAACTACGTCAGCGTTGTCCTCCGCAGCAAACTCCTCGAATCCCCCACCCTGCGTCAGCAAGCGATCGCCAACAGTAAAGAGCAATTTGCGAGCTCCCCCGACTTTGCCCAAGAACTGCTCGAAGCGATCATCAGCGCCCTCGACGCTCACCAATCCATGAGTAGCCAAGCCCTCAACTCTAAGCAGGTACAGGACGGCATCAAAAACATCCTGCTCAACCAAACCGGCCTCTACGAAGAACTGCGATCGCAAGCCGCCTAG
- a CDS encoding restriction endonuclease subunit S produces MSFPRYPAYKDCGIEWLEKLPSHWNVLQLRRLIPEIESGVSVNALDHAPDEGIPSVLKTSCVYTGSFRPEERKEIIQEDIDRAACPVKSGRLIVSRMNTPDLVGAAGLSLVDYDCVFLPDRLWQVRISNVYPNFAYYWTQTQIYRDQVKMVCSGTSSSMQNLSQDNFLSFILPVPSDEEQIAIASFLDRETAKIDALIAEQQRLIALLQEKRQAVISHAVTKGLNPDAPLKDSGIEWLGQVPAHWKTGKIKHYFKTSSGGTPNTEEQALYYADSDSGIPWVRTTDIENQEVRSAEVSITNQAIQDTACEILPVDTVLVALYGGGGTVGKNGILTFPAAINQALCALLPSYYAVPMFTFRYIQFLRPFWMERAVSARKAGNISQELVRDTVFALPPLDEQILIVKHIHSQLEEITSLENESTKSLSLLQERRSALISAAVTGQIDVRGLAEVAA; encoded by the coding sequence ATGAGTTTTCCTCGATATCCGGCTTACAAAGATTGCGGTATTGAATGGCTTGAAAAACTTCCTTCTCACTGGAATGTATTACAACTACGGCGACTAATACCAGAAATAGAGTCTGGAGTCAGTGTTAATGCTCTTGATCATGCTCCAGACGAAGGAATTCCATCTGTACTTAAAACTAGCTGTGTCTACACAGGTTCTTTCCGTCCAGAGGAAAGGAAAGAAATTATTCAAGAAGATATTGACCGAGCTGCTTGTCCTGTTAAATCTGGAAGACTTATTGTTAGCAGGATGAATACACCTGATTTAGTAGGTGCTGCTGGTTTAAGCTTGGTTGATTATGACTGTGTTTTTCTGCCTGATCGCTTATGGCAAGTAAGAATTAGCAATGTCTATCCAAACTTTGCTTACTATTGGACACAGACACAAATTTATAGAGATCAGGTAAAAATGGTTTGCTCTGGAACCTCTTCCAGTATGCAAAACCTTAGTCAAGATAATTTTTTGTCATTTATTCTCCCAGTACCTAGTGATGAAGAACAAATAGCGATCGCATCTTTTCTCGATCGCGAAACGGCAAAAATTGATGCACTGATCGCAGAACAACAACGTCTGATTGCGCTGCTGCAAGAAAAACGCCAAGCGGTCATTTCCCACGCAGTCACCAAAGGACTCAACCCCGATGCGCCGCTGAAAGATTCGGGCATTGAGTGGCTCGGCCAAGTCCCCGCCCATTGGAAAACAGGAAAGATTAAGCATTACTTCAAAACTTCTAGTGGCGGGACACCTAATACTGAAGAGCAAGCTCTTTATTATGCTGACTCTGACTCAGGTATTCCTTGGGTAAGAACAACAGATATCGAAAATCAAGAAGTAAGATCTGCTGAAGTATCTATCACAAATCAAGCTATTCAAGATACTGCTTGTGAAATCTTGCCAGTGGATACTGTTCTAGTTGCTTTGTATGGCGGAGGTGGAACCGTAGGAAAAAATGGAATTCTTACTTTCCCTGCTGCTATAAATCAAGCGCTATGTGCTCTTTTACCCTCATATTATGCCGTTCCAATGTTTACATTTAGATATATTCAGTTCCTTAGACCTTTTTGGATGGAGCGAGCTGTTAGTGCTCGTAAAGCCGGCAATATTAGCCAAGAGCTTGTGCGAGATACAGTTTTTGCTTTGCCTCCACTAGATGAACAGATTCTAATTGTCAAACACATTCATTCTCAACTAGAAGAGATCACATCACTTGAGAATGAATCAACAAAGTCTCTTTCTCTTTTGCAAGAGCGGCGATCGGCATTAATTTCGGCGGCAGTGACCGGACAAATTGACGTGCGGGGCTTGGCGGAGGTGGCCGCATGA
- a CDS encoding DUF4351 domain-containing protein — protein MPYITSVERIARKEGFAQGFQEGRLEVATAFVLRLLPKRCGVLSPELLEQVQALSLEQLEDLCEALLDFADVQDLEDWLNQQ, from the coding sequence ATGCCTTACATCACCAGCGTTGAACGCATTGCTCGGAAAGAAGGCTTTGCACAGGGTTTTCAAGAAGGCCGGCTAGAGGTGGCAACGGCTTTTGTTCTTCGTTTGCTACCAAAGCGATGTGGGGTGCTGTCACCAGAGTTACTGGAGCAAGTTCAAGCCCTATCTCTTGAGCAACTAGAAGATCTATGTGAGGCGTTGTTGGATTTTGCCGATGTTCAAGATTTAGAAGATTGGCTGAATCAGCAGTAA
- a CDS encoding DUF4351 domain-containing protein produces MLSAYEQERRMPYITSIERIGRQEGRREQADTLVLRQLTRRCGTLSPALLTQIQALSLEQMENLADDLLDFSGIQDLEDWLNQQL; encoded by the coding sequence GTGCTGTCGGCTTATGAGCAGGAGCGCCGGATGCCTTACATCACCAGCATTGAACGCATTGGCAGACAGGAAGGCCGGAGGGAACAAGCTGATACTTTAGTTCTCCGGCAGCTTACCCGACGTTGTGGCACGCTCTCACCTGCTTTGCTGACGCAGATACAAGCCCTATCGCTCGAACAGATGGAGAATCTAGCAGATGACTTGTTGGATTTCTCTGGCATTCAAGATTTAGAGGACTGGCTCAATCAGCAGTTGTAG
- a CDS encoding DUF4351 domain-containing protein — MTDSALPLTESDSPWKELIEAFFPEFIRFFLPIADPDIDWDRGYEFLDKELQQITAEAETGRRYADKLVKVWTKAGQEAWVLVHIEVQGARESNFAERMYVYRYRIFDRFAVPIASVAILADESPTWRPNAFETALWGSRDLSEFVSVKLLDYLDRLDQLLEDENPFAIAVAAHLRAIQTKQDRQLRKRWKLELLKLLYERGLSRERIIGLFKFIDWLLSLPEGLELEFRSELSAYEQERRMPYITSIERIGRREEAKIFVLRLLTKRYGTLSSSLLAQVQALSIEQMEALGEALFDFSTIDDLEVWLSQQ; from the coding sequence ATGACCGATTCTGCGCTGCCCCTTACCGAGAGCGATTCACCGTGGAAGGAGTTAATTGAGGCTTTCTTCCCAGAGTTCATTCGCTTCTTTTTGCCGATCGCGGATCCCGACATTGATTGGGATCGCGGCTATGAGTTTCTGGATAAGGAGCTCCAGCAGATTACAGCCGAGGCGGAGACTGGCCGACGTTATGCGGACAAGCTCGTTAAGGTTTGGACGAAAGCCGGTCAAGAAGCGTGGGTGCTGGTACACATTGAGGTGCAGGGCGCGAGGGAATCGAACTTTGCGGAGCGGATGTATGTCTATCGCTATCGCATCTTCGATCGCTTTGCGGTGCCGATCGCGAGTGTGGCGATTTTGGCGGATGAGTCACCGACGTGGCGACCCAATGCTTTTGAGACAGCGCTTTGGGGCAGTCGTGATCTCAGTGAGTTTGTCAGCGTTAAGTTGCTGGATTATCTCGATCGCCTTGATCAACTCTTGGAGGATGAGAATCCGTTTGCGATCGCGGTGGCTGCGCATTTACGGGCGATTCAGACGAAGCAAGATCGGCAACTGCGCAAGCGATGGAAGCTGGAGTTGTTGAAACTTTTGTATGAGCGGGGCCTGAGTCGAGAGCGCATTATTGGCCTTTTCAAGTTCATTGACTGGCTCTTGAGCCTTCCCGAAGGTCTTGAGCTAGAGTTCAGGAGTGAGCTGTCGGCTTATGAGCAGGAGCGCCGAATGCCTTACATCACCAGCATTGAACGCATTGGCCGGCGGGAGGAAGCGAAGATTTTTGTTCTTCGTTTACTGACGAAGCGCTATGGAACTCTGTCCTCAAGTCTTTTAGCGCAAGTACAAGCGCTGTCTATCGAGCAGATGGAAGCACTGGGAGAAGCATTATTTGATTTCTCAACGATTGATGATCTGGAGGTGTGGCTGAGTCAGCAGTAG